The following coding sequences lie in one Brettanomyces bruxellensis chromosome 6, complete sequence genomic window:
- a CDS encoding uncharacterized protein (BUSCO:EOG09265552), which produces MASEENESKMDVDGVEKNNIADDNFSDDEAPSTVDDKKVVIGGNGQMDDTALLKIGVRPTPKPVPKEKRITTPYMTKYEKARILGTRALQIAMNAPVLVDIEGETDPLQIARKELAQKKIPLIVRRYLPDNSYEDWSVEELIID; this is translated from the coding sequence atggcATCGGAAGAAAACGAAAGCAAGATGGATGTGGATGGAGTCgaaaagaacaatattGCAGATGATAACTTtagtgatgatgaggcACCATCAACAGTGGATGACAAGAAGGTCGTGATAGGAGGAAACGGACAAATGGATGACACGGCACTATTGAAGATAGGCGTGAGACCAACGCCAAAACCAGTTCCAAAGGAGAAAAGGATAACAACTCCATACATGACGAAATATGAAAAGGCAAGAATATTAGGAACCAGAGCTTTACAGATTGCAATGAATGCACCTGTTCTTGTTGATATAGAGGGAGAGACGGATCCACTTCAAATTGCCAGAAAGGAGCTTGCTCAAAAGAAGATCCCACTTATCGTGAGGAGGTATCTACCTGATAACTCTTATGAGGATTGGAGTGTCGAGGAGTTAATCATTGATTAA
- a CDS encoding uncharacterized protein (BUSCO:EOG09260492): MSGGTGDSADTKEERKSMKKEEVGLDEDESKAVGAVKEDESQRNRLVEDAASEDEDEEGGGRHGNYDSSEEDEDEEDEEAIRKVREGFIVSDDEAEEEGEDESGKEKEHKRKHGSGSEEELDEDDLELLRENAGEPVSGRSKFKRLKRGGDEEGEEKGKSKGLTEMFSDEENEGGENEEEDDLMEASRRRRQQREGMPGEFDDFIEDDEMSEDDDDRDERLARMRSARAKNQFSAQSRVDQDKMDELFEIFGDGEDYAWALEAEGEKGGEEGEGEGEGEDKDEDHDQDKDDDKDKSDDKDHDHDQNNVKDNSISNKLKDVFELGELKKHLLTDEDEAIRTTDVPERFQLLRKGIDKYELSDEEFVEEQQWIAKKLFDEKSDAFDNAKDIWDPFKDSVFHVVEFVCRDNLEVPVIWSCRKDYTLHTYQEDGQLRVQKLLNENDLWRIVQLDIEYHGILEKRRGLQRLFDSLHVVDILFDRLVKGAASIPALQDLHDYVSFTYSREMRGNEAGAGRRLHSRFAPFERIRADPIYRVVEALGMSAEHLGENVSSDARIYVTEDPAQPPEEMVRDVLREGEGEDDGADAHTSGAEAHPVGANAHTPDADAIRTAIDAVVHMYSEELAHSPELRAHLRTAYRRYATVDIVLTAKGRDEIGAKSPYADFKYAVNRAMESFAYAPDLFPRMLEAEARGLCRVELGLKAAYKGFVDHLFTFLSSDGTSDVSAAWNALRRRCLDVALGKMLPVVAAGVKDELRRRSETRLFFRVRDGLLAKVDQAPFAPQGRRKGAVPRVLALSNGDGRRDAAVLAAALDRDGAVLDCVKFEENFRDSEFERKLVDLVGRLHPDVIAVSGYTPDVSQLYKHVEELAKRNALGAGAQDGEEFVALPVIYAPNETALVFEHSARARREFGDKPAVAKFCIGLARYVQDPLVEYIALGDAISSVAVDAHQRQLSSAKFHEAVESIFVDMVCLVGVRLNDAARAAEGEARKLRYVAGFGRRKAAGVLRAVAAQGGEIARRDELILKRLVAKTVFMNCAAFINLPAPDRFDGDVELLDATRIHPEDYELARKMASDALDLTDEDRAEIEHEEGEGAGKLDDLLLEGYAEQLERHGHRKRATLEMIKEELQNNFEELRQPFRVPAPEQVFAMLTGETPRSFRVGLLVPAVVQRVDPRYLSVVTQSGVRGTIARSAVLPYNDPGSLPARFVPGQPVRAVVKAIDYADFRADLSLLREDLEGAERADPVPKFKGLWDFAAEERDGAAQVRDSRMAPAGRVGALGASGPAGAASSQLFKHPFFRNLSAPQAVRYLASRDNGAFVIRPSSKGPDHLAVTWKIANQLFQHFDVHIVGQPTSVRPGTMLEVGRFRYHDLDELIVSHINKLYANVVAISHHDKFRDQPAADAKAWLLRYSKANKNRSCYCFCFNRKAPGWFLLLFKLNDDSDRTYTWNVNVLPTGFMLHGNVYPDMVHLCNGFKRLLQNQLSGSQGYGY, from the exons ATGTCAGGCGGAACAGGAGATTCGGCTGATACGAAGGAGGAGCggaaaagcatgaaaaaggaggaagtTGGActggatgaagatgagagTAAGGCAGTTGGAGCGGTTAAGGAGGACGAATCGCAGCGAAATAGGCTAGTTGAGGATGCCGCAAGCGAGGACGAGGACGAGGAAGGCGGCGGGCGGCACGGGAACTACGATTCGTCGGAGGAGGAcgaggatgaggaagatgaggaagcaATAAGAAAGGTGAGAGAAGGATTTATCGTTTCAGATGATGAGGCGGAGGAAGAGGGAGAGGACGAAAGCGGCAAGGAGAAGGAGCACAAGAGGAAGCACGGGAGCGGAAGTGAGGAGGAGTTGGACGAGGATGACTTGGAGTTGCTTCGGGAAAATGCAGGTGAGCCGGTTAGCGGAAGAAGTAAGTTCAAGAGGCTCAAAAGAGGAGGAGACGAAGAAGGCGAGGAAAAGGGCAAGTCGAAGGGGTTGACGGAGATGTTTTCGGACGAGGAGAATGAGGGGGGCGAGAATGAGGAGGAGGACGACCTCATGGAAGCCTCTCGAAGAAGACGGCAGCAGAGAGAGGGCATGCCGGGAGAATTTGACGATTTTATCGAGGATGACGAGATGTCGGAGGACGACGATGATCGGGACGAGAGGTTGGCACGGATGCGTTCTGCGCGGGCGAAGAACCAGTTTTCTGCGCAGTCACGTGTTGACCAGGACAAGATGGACGAGTTGTTTGAGATATTTGGCGATGGTGAGGATTATGCTTGGGCGTTGGAGGCTGAGGGGGAAAAgggaggagaagaaggtgaaggtGAGGGAGAAGGTGAGGATAAGGATGAAGATCATGATCaagataaagatgatgataaagataaaagtGATGATAAAGATCATGATCATGATCAAAATAATGTTAAAGACAACTCCATCTCCAACAAACTCAAAGACGTGTTCGAACTCggagaattgaaaaagcatCTCCTCACAGACGAAGACGAGGCCATCCGTACAACAGACGTCCCGGAGAGATTCCAACTTCTAAGAAAAGGAATCGACAAGTACGAGCTTTCGGACGAGGAGTTCGTCGAGGAGCAGCAGTGGATTGCGAAAAAACTGTTTGACGAGAAATCCGATGCATTTGACAACGCCAAAGACATCTGGGACCCCTTCAAGGACAGCGTTTTTCACGTTGTGGAGTTCGTTTGCAGGGACAACCTCGAGGTGCCCGTCATCTGGAGCTGCCGTAAAGACTATACCTTGCACACATACCAGGAAGACGGCCAGTTGCGTGTGCAGAAGTTGCTAAATGAGAACGATCTTTGGCGAATTGTGCAGTTGGACATTGAGTATCACGGCATACTTGAGAAGCGCCGGGGTCTGCAGCGGCTTTTCGACTCTTTGCATGTCGTGGATATCCTGTTTGACCGGCTGGTCAAGGGTGCCGCCAGTATTCCAGCGTTGCAGGACTTGCATGATTACGTAAGCTTCACATACAGCCGCGAGATGCGCGGCAACGAGGCCGGCGCCGGCCGGCGCCTCCACTCGCGCTTTGCGCCTTTCGAGCGCATCCGCGCCGACCCGATCTACCGGGTGGTGGAGGCGCTGGGCATGAGCGCCGAGCATCTTGGGGAGAATGTGAGTTCTGATGCGCGGATCTATGTGACGGAGGACCCTGCGCAGCCGCCGGAGGAGATGGTGCGGGACGTTTTGCGTGAAGGTGAGGGCGAGGACGATGGCGCAGATGCACACACTTCTGGCGCTGAAGCGCATCCTGTCGGCGCCAACGCGCACACCCCTGACGCAGATGCAATCCGCACCGCCATCGACGCCGTCGTTCACATGTACTCGGAGGAGTTGGCGCACAGCCCAGAGCTCCGGGCGCACCTGCGCACAGCGTACCGCCGCTACGCGACCGTGGACATTGTGCTCACGGCCAAAGGCCGCGACGAAATCGGCGCCAAGTCGCCGTATGCGGATTTCAAGTATGCGGTTAACCGCGCCATGGAGTCGTTCGCGTATGCGCCGGACCTGTTCCCGCGCATGCTGGAGGCGGAGGCGCGCGGACTTTGCCGCGTGGAACTCGGTTTAAAGGCGGCATACAAGGGATTCGTTGACCATCTGTTCACGTTTCTGTCGTCGGATGGCACGTCGGACGTGAGCGCAGCGTGGAATGCGCTTCGGCGCCGGTGCCTGGACGTTGCGCTGGGCAAAATGCTGCCCGTGGTGGCTGCGGGCGTGAAAGATGAGCTGCGCCGGCGCAGCGAGACGCGGCTGTTCTTCCGGGTGCGCGACGGGCTACTCGCGAAGGTGGACCAGGCGCCGTTTGCGCCGCAAGGCCGCCGCAAGGGTGCAGTGCCGCGGGTGCTTGCGCTATCGAACGGTGACGGGCGCAGGGATGCGGCGGTACTTGCAGCTGCGCTCGACCGCGACGGCGCCGTCCTCGACTGTGTCAAGTTTGAGGAGAACTTCCGCGACTCCGAATTCGAGCGCAAGCTCGTCGATCTCGTCGGGCGGCTGCACCCCGACGTCATTGCCGTTTCCGGCTACACGCCGGACGTGTCGCAGTTGTACAAGCACGTGGAGGAGTTGGCGAAGCGCAATGCGCTGGGCGCCGGCGCGCAGGACGGCGAGGAGTTCGTGGCGCTACCGGTGATCTACGCGCCGAACGAGACGGCGCTCGTGTTCGAGCACTCTGCGCGCGCACGGCGCGAGTTCGGCGACAAGCCGGCGGTGGCGAAGTTCTGCATCGGGTTGGCGCGGTACGTGCAGGACCCACTAGTGGAGTACATTGCGCTCGGGGATGCGATCAGCTCGGTTGCGGTGGATGCGCACCAACGCCAGCTTTCGAGCGCGAAGTTCCACGAGGCCGTGGAGAGCATTTTCGTGGACATGGTGTGTCTTGTCGGGGTGCGGTTGAACGATGCTGCGCGTGCGGCGGAGGGGGAGGCACGCAAGCTGCGCTACGTGGCCGGCTTTGGCAGGCGCAAGGCTGCGGGCGTGCTGCGCGCAGTGGCGGCGCAAGGTGGTGAGATTGCGCGGCGCGACGAGTTGATCCTCAAGCGGCTCGTGGCCAAAACAGTGTTCATGAACTGCGCTGCTTTCATCAACTTGCCTGCGCCCGACCGCTTCGACGGCGACGTCGAGCTCTTGGACGCCACGCGTATCCACCCGGAGGACTATGAGTTGGCGCGCAAGATGGCCAGCGATGCGCTCGACTTGACCGATGAGGACCGCGCCGAAATCGAGCATGAGGAGGGTG AGGGCGCCGGCAAGTTGGACGACCTCCTGTTGGAGGGCTATGCGGAACAGTTGGAGCGTCACGGCCACCGCAAGCGCGCCACCTTGGAAATGATCAAGGAAGAGTTGCAGAACAACTTCGAGGAGCTCCGCCAGCCGTTCCGGGTGCCTGCGCCCGAGCAAGTGTTTGCAATGCTCACTGGAGAGACGCCGCGCAGCTTCCGCGTGGGGCTGCTGGTGCCGGCTGTGGTGCAGCGCGTGGATCCGCGCTACCTTTCGGTTGTAACGCAGTCCGGGGTGCGCGGCACCATTGCGCGCTCCGCTGTTTTGCCGTACAACGACCCTGGCAGCTTGCCTGCGCGGTTTGTGCCGGGCCAGCCGGTGCGCGCCGTCGTCAAGGCGATCGACTACGCGGACTTCCGCGCGGACCTGTCGTTGCTGCGCGAGGACCTTGAGGGTGCTGAGCGCGCGGACCCGGTGCCGAAGTTCAAGGGTCTCTGGGACTTTGCGGCTGAGGAGCGCGACGGCGCTGCGCAGGTGCGCGATTCCCGCATGGCGCCCGCAGGGCGTGTGGGCGCATTGGGCGCCTCCGGCCCCGCCGGTGCTGCTTCCTCGCAGCTCTTCAAGCACCCATTCTTCCGCAACCTATCTGCACCACAGGCCGTCCGCTACTTGGCCTCCCGCGACAACGGCGCCTTCGTCATCAGACCCTCCTCAAAGGGCCCAGATCACCTCGCAGTCACGTGGAAAATCGCAAACCAGCTTTTCCAGCACTTTGACGTCCATATAGTCGGCCAACCGACGTCGGTTCGGCCCGGCACGATGCTCGAGGTCGGCCGGTTCCGGTACCACGACCTCGACGAGCTCATCGTGTCGCACATCAACAAGCTGTACGCCAATGTGGTGGCAATATCGCACCACGACAAGTTCCGGGACCAGCCGGCGGCAGATGCCAAAGCCTGGCTTCTCCGGTACTCCAAGGCCAACAAGAACCGGTCCTGCTActgcttctgcttcaaCCGCAAGGCCCCGGGCTGgttcttgcttcttttcaagctCAACGACGATTCTGACCGCACCTACACCTGGAACGTCAACGTTCTGCCCACCGGCTTCATGCTCCACGGCAACGTCTACCCCGACATGGTGCACTTGTGCAACGGCTTCAAGCGGCTTCTCCAGAACCAGTTGTCCGGGTCTCAGGGCTATGGGTATTGA